In Rosa chinensis cultivar Old Blush chromosome 1, RchiOBHm-V2, whole genome shotgun sequence, a genomic segment contains:
- the LOC112192340 gene encoding cytochrome P450 705A12, translating to MAIILTDAQYYLFLYSLVSFVSILLLKPLFRKPPTNSKKPPPSPPGLPVIGHLHLLSSDHQAISFLNLSTKHGPLLDLRLGGSRMLLVSSASFAADVFKTQDLAFADRPAFAFADELPYGNSGFFGAEYGDYWKFMKKLCMTELFAPRQLERSRASRQAEIVKFCRSMIESGNKNEVVDVGAELMKMTNNSTCKMVMSTSVSEKGDEAARIREMMIKTLQLATKVSYGDVLGPLKRLGFWLYGTQLVDVSLKYDELLEEMLKDHEKREDGNERVEEDLDLADLLLKVYKDDKAELKITRTQIKAFLLDLFIGGTISSTETMQWAIAELINHPDVFKKVREEINSVLGNACRLVEETDIPSLPYLQAVVKEALRLYPPSPVVIRKSRQNCKIEGFDINQGTMVAINVYAIMRDPEIWDNPNEFRPERFLASSSEGHDSVDYDQKEQNFNFVAFGGGRRRCPGSSVALLLVNTAVAAMVQCFDWKVGEIGDDDAKVNVQIGAGISLPMASPLHLRPIVHFNPFASSM from the exons ATGGCTATTATATTAACAGATGCACAATACTACCTATTTCTCTACTCCCTCGTATCATTTGTCTCCATCTTGTTGCTGAAACCCCTGTTCAGAAAACCTCCGACCAACTCAAAAAAACCACCGCCGAGCCCACCCGGGCTACCTGTGATCGGTCACCTCCATCTCTTAAGCTCGGACCATCAAGCCATATCCTTCCTCAACCTCTCCACCAAACATGGGCCTCTCCTGGACCTCCGCCTCGGCGGTTCTCGGATGCTCCTCGTTTCCTCAGCCTCCTTCGCCGCCGACGTGTTCAAAACACAAGATCTCGCCTTCGCAGACCGCCCTGCATTCGCTTTCGCCGATGAACTGCCCTACGGAAACTCTGGATTTTTCGGTGCCGAGTACGGCGACTACTGGAAGTTCATGAAGAAACTCTGCATGACCGAACTGTTTGCCCCGCGGCAGCTGGAACGGTCACGCGCCAGTAGACAAGCAGAGATCGTCAAGTTCTGTCGTTCGATGATCGAAAGTGGTAACAAAAACGAAGTTGTGGATGTTGGGGCTGAGCTGATGAAGATGACCAACAATTCAACGTGCAAGATGGTGATGAGCACCAGCGTTTCGGAGAAAGGCGACGAGGCTGCCAGGATTAGGGAGATGATGATCAAGACGCTGCAGTTGGCCACGAAGGTGTCGTATGGGGATGTGTTGGGGCCTTTGAAGAGGTTGGGCTTCTGGCTTTATGGGACTCAGCTTGTGGATGTGTCGTTGAAGTACGATGAGCTTTTGGAGGAGATGTTAAAGGATCATGAAAAGAGAGAGGACGGAAATGAGAGAGTGGAGGAGGATCTGGATTTGGCCGACTTACTGTTGAAGGTGTATAAGGATGATAAGGCTGAGCTCAAAATTACCAGAACTCAAATCAAAGCCTTCTTGCTT GATCTTTTCATCGGGGGCACTATTTCTTCAACAGAGACAATGCAATGGGCGATAGCCGAGCTCATAAACCACCCAGATGTATTCAAGAAGGTGAGAGAAGAGATCAATTCGGTTCTGGGTAATGCCTGCAGATTGGTCGAGGAAACAGACATTCCTAGTCTCCCTTATTTGCAAGCAGTTGTGAAGGAAGCATTGAGATTATACCCTCCTTCTCCTGTGGTGATAAGGAAAAGCCGCCAAAATTGTAAAATCGAAGGCTTTGATATAAATCAAGGAACCATGGTGGCAATCAATGTGTATGCAATTATGAGAGATCCAGAGATATGGGACAATCCCAATGAATTTCGTCCAGAGAGGTTCTTGGCTTCGTCTAGTGAAGGACATGATAGTGTGGATTATGATCAAAAGGAACAGAACTTCAATTTTGTGGCATTTGGTGGCGGGAGGAGACGTTGCCCCGGCTCTTCAGTGGCGCTTTTACTGGTGAACACTGCAGTTGCAGCCATGGTTCAATGCTTTGATTGGAAGGTTGGGGAAATAGGAGATGATGATGCTAAGGTTAATGTGCAGATTGGAGCAGGCATAAGTTTGCCAATGGCTTCCCCACTTCACTTGCGTCCTATCGTTCACTTCAACCCATTTGCCTCTTCTATGTAA